One window from the genome of Clostridiales bacterium encodes:
- a CDS encoding type III pantothenate kinase: MVIVFDIGNTNIKMGVFEGDELTETLRMASTNKTGDEYWLLIKDMLADRGISVREVEGVVISSVNPNLNYTFEHMVETYFGFKPMTVGAGLKTGLSIKYDNPKELGADRVAGCVGAYRIYGGPCIVIDCGTATTFNVVSARGELLGGAISFGLKAASESLAQAAARLPKVELSVPKKAIGKTTITNMQSGIIFGYSGMVESMVRRLKAEAGLPDAKVIATGGISDIVNRCVSVIDIVDRTLTLRGLNIIYKMNS; the protein is encoded by the coding sequence ATGGTTATAGTATTCGATATAGGCAATACCAATATCAAAATGGGCGTGTTCGAGGGTGACGAGCTAACCGAAACGCTGCGAATGGCGTCGACCAATAAGACGGGCGACGAGTACTGGCTGCTCATCAAGGATATGCTCGCCGATCGCGGTATAAGCGTGCGCGAGGTCGAGGGCGTAGTCATAAGCTCGGTCAATCCCAATCTTAACTATACGTTTGAGCACATGGTCGAAACGTATTTCGGTTTCAAACCTATGACTGTGGGTGCGGGACTCAAAACGGGTCTTTCCATTAAATACGACAACCCAAAAGAGCTTGGCGCGGACCGCGTTGCGGGATGTGTGGGCGCGTACAGGATCTATGGCGGACCGTGCATAGTTATTGATTGCGGCACGGCGACGACCTTCAACGTTGTGTCGGCGCGCGGCGAGCTACTCGGTGGGGCGATTTCATTCGGGCTGAAAGCTGCGTCCGAGTCGCTTGCACAGGCTGCGGCGCGGCTTCCAAAGGTCGAGTTATCCGTTCCCAAGAAAGCGATAGGCAAAACGACCATCACAAATATGCAATCGGGTATCATATTCGGGTACTCGGGAATGGTGGAGAGCATGGTGCGCAGGCTTAAAGCCGAAGCGGGACTGCCGGACGCTAAGGTAATAGCTACGGGCGGCATATCCGATATAGTCAATCGGTGCGTGAGCGTTATAGATATAGTGGACAGAACACTGACACTTAGAGGACTTAATATTATTTATAAGATGAATTCCTAA
- a CDS encoding chorion class high-cysteine HCB protein 13 — protein MFNGGGCCDILWLLLLCSCCGGHGGCDCGCKKGCDCNDILMLYILMNCCCGGGRDKCCC, from the coding sequence ATGTTTAACGGTGGCGGATGCTGCGACATTCTTTGGCTCTTATTGCTGTGCAGCTGCTGCGGCGGACACGGTGGCTGCGACTGCGGCTGCAAAAAGGGCTGTGATTGCAACGACATACTTATGTTATACATTCTTATGAACTGCTGCTGCGGCGGCGGCAGAGACAAGTGCTGCTGCTAA
- a CDS encoding CTP synthase has translation MSKYIFVTGGVVSGLGKGITAASMAMLIKAQGYTVDIVKFDPYFNVDSLYLSPYQHGEVFVTDDGGEGDLVLGHYERFLDQNLTENSNITSGKIYSAVIKREREGAYDGESVQVVPHITDEIKRTLYTLNRPETDVVVCEIGGVVGDIENHPYLEAIRQCRGELGKGNALYVHITYVPIIEMSGEHKTKPTQNSVKELQNIGISPDIIVCRSDEPLDEGAKKKLSLFCNVDRGCIIESVTTQDLFQVPLRLHAQNIDGVALTKLKMEIKEPKLSAWEDMSARGEAVKSAEKRVRIAIVGKYVEKATAYQSLTDALWAAGLMKNEAVDISLVSSAEVEQNVDILKGYDGIVIGSGFGERGFTGKIIAAKYARENDVPCLLIGLGAQAGLVEFARNVCNMTGANSQEFDQNSAYGVVTSVEPPMLKKGAFPTMITPGTYLSRIYGAPAISERHRHRFDFSGTYEQLFLKNGLVFSGHSPTGVPEAFEIPTNKFFIGTIFNPEYKSRLLSSHPLFAEFIKVVSK, from the coding sequence ATGTCAAAATACATTTTCGTCACCGGCGGCGTTGTGTCGGGCCTGGGCAAGGGAATAACCGCGGCGAGCATGGCTATGCTTATCAAGGCTCAAGGCTATACCGTGGATATCGTTAAGTTCGATCCGTACTTTAACGTGGATTCGCTGTATCTCAGTCCGTACCAGCACGGCGAGGTTTTCGTTACCGACGACGGCGGCGAGGGCGATCTCGTGCTCGGGCATTACGAGCGGTTTTTGGACCAGAACCTTACCGAAAACAGCAATATCACGAGCGGCAAGATATATTCTGCGGTTATCAAGCGCGAGCGCGAAGGCGCGTACGACGGCGAGTCCGTTCAGGTCGTGCCGCATATCACCGACGAGATCAAGCGCACGCTGTACACGCTCAACCGTCCCGAAACGGACGTTGTCGTGTGCGAAATCGGCGGTGTGGTCGGCGATATAGAAAACCATCCTTATCTAGAAGCTATCCGTCAGTGCCGCGGCGAGCTCGGCAAGGGTAACGCGCTGTACGTGCATATTACATACGTTCCTATTATCGAGATGAGCGGAGAGCACAAAACCAAGCCCACGCAGAACTCGGTCAAGGAGCTTCAAAACATAGGTATCAGCCCCGACATTATCGTGTGCCGTTCGGACGAACCGCTCGACGAGGGCGCTAAGAAAAAGCTTTCGTTGTTCTGCAACGTCGACCGCGGCTGTATAATCGAGAGCGTGACTACGCAGGATCTTTTCCAAGTGCCGCTAAGACTGCACGCGCAGAATATCGACGGCGTGGCGCTCACAAAGCTCAAAATGGAAATAAAAGAGCCCAAGCTTTCGGCGTGGGAAGATATGAGCGCGCGCGGCGAAGCGGTCAAGAGCGCAGAAAAGCGCGTGCGTATCGCTATCGTCGGCAAGTACGTGGAAAAGGCGACCGCTTATCAATCGCTTACCGACGCGCTGTGGGCGGCAGGGCTCATGAAGAACGAAGCCGTTGACATCTCGCTCGTATCGAGCGCGGAAGTCGAGCAGAACGTTGATATACTTAAAGGCTACGACGGTATCGTTATCGGCTCGGGCTTCGGCGAGCGCGGGTTTACCGGTAAGATAATCGCCGCTAAGTACGCGCGCGAGAACGACGTGCCGTGCCTTCTTATCGGCTTAGGCGCGCAAGCAGGGCTTGTTGAGTTTGCTCGCAACGTTTGCAACATGACGGGCGCCAACTCGCAGGAATTCGATCAGAACTCGGCGTACGGCGTTGTGACGAGCGTAGAACCGCCCATGCTCAAAAAGGGCGCGTTCCCTACAATGATAACGCCCGGCACCTATCTCAGCCGTATTTACGGCGCGCCCGCTATCAGCGAACGCCACCGCCACCGCTTCGATTTTTCGGGAACGTACGAGCAGTTGTTCTTAAAGAACGGGCTTGTGTTCTCGGGACACTCCCCGACTGGTGTGCCCGAAGCGTTCGAAATTCCCACCAACAAGTTCTTTATCGGCACGATATTCAATCCCGAATACAAGTCGCGGCTTCTCAGCTCGCACCCGTTGTTCGCCGAGTTTATCAAGGTCGTCAGTAAATAA
- a CDS encoding InlB B-repeat-containing protein has product MKKTKKLLSLALAASMCATAAFGLAACSKGTDGSGNGDSTTGSTYTISFNAGSGTVTPATATTNAEGKLASLPTPTYTGYTFDAWYTQQNGSGDKITLSYKFTSDTTVYANWTSGGTPNAEGEFTVTFVVDSDEGTLVGSETATTTDGKLASFPTVTPASGYTFVQWEDAIGEVYTTSSTFTANTTLYALMNNSGISVGGPEEVSGTSYISIGATPYYELTKTFDVDDGDTNSEYPTMGKQYVRTGLGLAKDTTLSFTIEGEEIEFYIEADSKGLVEKKKDASTVTTNFDDTYNIYLKYWSDSSKWTITMQCENNEDEVAVVGGEAIEPGTAYLVGDVAASNITWDSWREGAIKLEESVSGFTGAKEYKRLDVTLAVGDSFQFILVGATTEDGDITWVNTLGNTKGNLKVEGDNVTVVNAGVYDFYISFEDSKIYYDYTPA; this is encoded by the coding sequence ATGAAGAAAACTAAGAAGCTTTTGTCTTTGGCTCTTGCCGCTAGTATGTGCGCCACTGCTGCATTCGGTCTTGCCGCTTGCTCTAAGGGAACCGACGGTTCGGGTAATGGCGATTCGACTACGGGGAGTACGTATACCATTTCTTTTAACGCAGGTTCCGGCACCGTTACGCCCGCTACGGCGACGACCAACGCCGAGGGCAAGCTCGCGTCGCTTCCTACCCCTACGTACACGGGCTATACGTTCGACGCTTGGTATACTCAGCAGAACGGCAGTGGCGATAAGATAACGCTTTCGTACAAATTTACGAGCGATACGACCGTTTACGCCAACTGGACGAGCGGCGGCACACCCAACGCCGAAGGCGAGTTCACCGTTACGTTCGTGGTCGACAGCGACGAAGGCACACTCGTCGGCTCGGAGACTGCTACGACCACGGATGGCAAGCTTGCTTCGTTCCCGACGGTAACGCCTGCTTCGGGCTACACGTTCGTTCAATGGGAGGACGCAATAGGTGAAGTTTATACCACTTCGTCCACGTTTACTGCCAACACCACGCTTTATGCTCTCATGAACAATTCCGGCATTTCTGTTGGCGGACCTGAGGAAGTGAGCGGCACAAGCTACATTTCGATCGGGGCTACGCCGTATTATGAGTTGACGAAAACGTTTGACGTTGACGACGGCGATACGAATTCGGAGTATCCCACTATGGGTAAGCAGTATGTCAGAACGGGATTGGGGCTTGCAAAAGATACCACGCTTTCGTTCACTATCGAGGGCGAGGAAATCGAGTTCTATATCGAAGCAGATAGTAAAGGCTTGGTAGAGAAGAAAAAGGACGCTTCCACCGTTACAACTAACTTCGACGATACCTACAATATTTATCTAAAATATTGGTCGGATAGTTCCAAGTGGACAATTACCATGCAGTGCGAAAACAACGAGGACGAGGTTGCAGTGGTTGGCGGTGAAGCCATCGAACCCGGTACTGCGTATCTCGTCGGTGACGTTGCGGCTTCCAATATTACGTGGGATAGCTGGCGTGAAGGCGCGATTAAATTGGAAGAAAGCGTGAGCGGATTTACCGGAGCAAAAGAGTACAAAAGATTAGACGTAACTCTCGCTGTTGGTGATAGCTTCCAGTTTATTCTTGTCGGTGCAACGACCGAAGACGGCGATATTACGTGGGTCAATACTTTAGGAAATACAAAAGGTAATCTTAAAGTTGAGGGTGACAACGTAACCGTAGTAAACGCCGGTGTATACGATTTTTATATCAGCTTCGAAGATAGCAAGATCTATTACGACTACACTCCCGCCTAA
- a CDS encoding NAD(P)-binding domain-containing protein has protein sequence MRATVIGCGRWGSFIAWYANQLGHKVTVYGKSGDITYEQLAMTRKNEYVTFPKSIELTTDIAKAVKTADVVLVSVPSQVFRDVMGDIRSKCDMTGKYLVTCMKGIEISTGKRLSEVALEFGLEDWQIAVWAGPGHVQEFTKGNPNCMLIDGYERKTVEKIVDYFKSPLIRFYYGTDVIGTEIGAAAKNVMGIVAGALDGMGLITLKGALMARGSREVARLIGKLGGNPLSAYGLCHIGDYETTLFSPHSHNRMWGERYVMGKKYDKLAEGVHTARAMALLADKYGVDMPITNAVNTMILDKIPPRTVMEQLFDRTLKDDLN, from the coding sequence ATCCGCGCGACGGTTATCGGCTGCGGGCGCTGGGGTTCGTTCATTGCGTGGTACGCCAACCAGCTCGGTCACAAAGTAACCGTGTACGGCAAGTCCGGCGATATCACTTACGAACAGCTCGCAATGACGCGCAAGAACGAGTACGTGACTTTTCCCAAGTCGATCGAGCTGACTACCGATATCGCAAAAGCGGTCAAGACCGCCGACGTCGTGCTCGTAAGCGTACCGTCGCAGGTGTTCAGGGACGTAATGGGCGATATCCGCAGTAAATGCGATATGACGGGCAAGTACCTCGTCACCTGCATGAAAGGTATTGAGATCAGCACGGGCAAACGCCTGAGCGAAGTCGCGCTCGAATTCGGGCTCGAAGACTGGCAGATCGCCGTGTGGGCGGGGCCCGGACATGTTCAGGAATTCACCAAGGGCAATCCCAACTGTATGCTCATAGATGGCTACGAGCGCAAGACCGTAGAAAAGATAGTCGATTATTTTAAAAGCCCGCTTATTCGGTTCTACTACGGCACGGACGTAATAGGCACGGAGATCGGCGCGGCGGCAAAGAACGTTATGGGCATTGTCGCGGGCGCGCTCGACGGCATGGGGCTTATAACGCTCAAAGGCGCGCTCATGGCGCGCGGCAGTAGGGAAGTCGCGCGGCTCATAGGCAAGCTCGGCGGCAACCCTTTGTCCGCTTACGGACTGTGCCATATCGGCGACTACGAAACAACGTTGTTTTCGCCGCATAGCCACAATAGAATGTGGGGCGAGCGTTACGTTATGGGCAAGAAGTACGACAAGCTAGCCGAGGGCGTGCATACTGCTCGGGCAATGGCGCTCCTCGCCGATAAGTACGGCGTGGATATGCCGATCACCAATGCGGTGAACACCATGATCCTCGATAAGATCCCGCCCCGTACCGTCATGGAACAGCTTTTCGACCGCACGCTCAAAGACGACTTAAATTAA
- a CDS encoding glycine--tRNA ligase encodes MKVTMDKLVALCKSRGIIFAGSEIYGGFANTWDYGPVGVELYNNIKKAWWQKFVTESENNFGLDCSILMNPRVWEASGHLAGFSDPLMDCKACKSRCRADDLVEAYAAKHKLDVPVAAMDNDQLSAFVAEHKIPCPVCGKSDFTPVKKFNLMFKTFQGVTEDTVSTCYLRPETAQGIFVNFKNVTRSARARVPFGICQMGKSFRNEITPGNFIFRLREFEQMEMEFFCKPGTDLEWFEYWKNYCYEFLQLLGIKKENLRIRDHDQAELSFYSKATSDFEYLFPFGWGELWGIADRTDYDLKKHSEFSGEKLEYTDPATNETYIPYVIEPSLGTGRAMLAVLCDAYDEEQLEKETRTVMHFAPAIAPYKAAVLPLQKALSERADNIYRALRKRGIACTYDLPGSIGKRYRRQDEIGTPLCVTVDFDTEPTGTVTVRDRDTMSQIRLDESKLADYILDYCKL; translated from the coding sequence ATGAAAGTTACGATGGATAAGCTTGTGGCGCTGTGCAAATCGCGCGGCATCATATTCGCGGGCAGCGAAATATACGGCGGGTTCGCCAATACGTGGGACTACGGTCCCGTCGGCGTGGAGCTGTACAATAATATCAAGAAAGCGTGGTGGCAGAAGTTCGTCACCGAAAGCGAGAACAACTTCGGGCTGGACTGCTCGATCCTCATGAACCCCAGGGTTTGGGAAGCGTCGGGACACCTCGCGGGCTTTTCCGATCCGCTCATGGACTGCAAGGCGTGCAAGAGCCGCTGCCGCGCCGACGATCTAGTGGAGGCGTACGCCGCCAAGCACAAGCTCGACGTGCCCGTAGCCGCTATGGATAACGATCAGCTTTCGGCGTTCGTTGCCGAGCATAAAATACCCTGCCCCGTGTGCGGCAAGTCGGACTTTACGCCCGTCAAGAAATTCAATCTAATGTTCAAGACCTTCCAAGGCGTGACCGAAGACACCGTTTCCACCTGCTATCTCCGTCCCGAAACGGCACAGGGAATATTCGTCAATTTCAAGAACGTTACGCGCTCGGCGCGGGCGCGCGTGCCGTTCGGCATTTGCCAGATGGGCAAAAGCTTTCGCAACGAGATCACGCCCGGCAACTTTATTTTCCGTCTGCGCGAGTTCGAACAGATGGAAATGGAGTTCTTCTGCAAGCCCGGCACCGACCTCGAATGGTTCGAGTACTGGAAAAACTACTGCTACGAGTTCCTGCAACTCCTCGGCATCAAAAAGGAAAATCTGCGTATCCGCGACCATGACCAAGCCGAGCTCAGCTTCTATTCCAAAGCGACGAGCGATTTCGAGTATCTTTTCCCGTTCGGCTGGGGCGAGCTTTGGGGCATTGCGGACCGCACCGATTACGATCTTAAAAAGCATTCTGAGTTCTCGGGCGAAAAGCTCGAATACACCGATCCCGCGACCAACGAGACCTATATCCCCTACGTTATCGAGCCGTCGCTCGGTACGGGTCGAGCCATGCTCGCCGTTTTGTGCGACGCGTACGACGAGGAACAGCTCGAAAAGGAAACGCGCACCGTCATGCATTTCGCGCCCGCTATCGCGCCGTACAAGGCGGCGGTTCTCCCCTTGCAAAAAGCGTTGTCAGAGCGCGCCGATAATATTTACCGTGCGCTACGCAAGCGCGGTATCGCATGCACCTATGACCTGCCCGGCTCGATCGGCAAGCGCTATCGCCGTCAGGACGAGATAGGAACGCCGCTGTGCGTGACCGTCGATTTCGATACCGAGCCGACGGGTACCGTTACCGTGCGCGACCGCGATACCATGAGCCAGATCCGTCTGGATGAGTCCAAGCTCGCAGATTATATCCTCGATTATTGCAAGTTGTAG
- a CDS encoding InlB B-repeat-containing protein, translating to MMKKSKLILAVAATVCVAASGALVACGNKDGGSFEITFNANGGSLAGGGTTTTLKTDDAGKLAELLGDPTHTDSTYKFNGWWTAETGGDKVDLTYVFTADSTIYAQWTVESTQSKPNDTIYHITFNAGDGEFKGGKKTDVYNTDTEGKLAYLPEDPTLDNADFIEWNTKEDGSGSYITESYVFSSDITVYAIYEIGGIGQNTYCISGETYGRLNKKFTDEDDETDTSEYGYYATGVDLKDGEVLTFMLNDKNAGSGTDVSFFIDRSSSGVEVTSISSEITNVKVLSSTKYDISIKWYPDGECFVLKITDGSTTGITMPEIFVEGAPVVMMQVGDGELIKLKTVAPTDLAKYTYTTQSGNIKLEKGDNVKFTIVTADEQLALAAEDDEEEEEEHIIIDPIEALNNALSMAGGSHGITLSGNTVTVSNSGDFSVFLRCYEGEKGALSWSVEMDDGIPEKLAVGTYYIVGSITGWTPREAYGLKLDEAASGDDGDVYSFDLYLTAKDGFKVTSVVAAGASFNIDWSDSVQRNYAHLSKYCKDLATTNTDSNIFVKEDGMYTVAVRIKDGVIDLSVAKTDDPSGKYHFPTAAEKPMDGEYYLVGSVIGWAIDTDYRLEDGTITLDLAAGEKIKIAGCKGGNINWDDQINGTSLDEGSAEFAESIADGPNNIQIKEKGKYTITITTEDGAIVLSIRKVVETGEPGDGGDVE from the coding sequence ATGATGAAAAAGTCCAAGCTTATTTTAGCGGTCGCAGCGACGGTGTGCGTAGCGGCTTCGGGCGCGCTCGTTGCGTGCGGTAACAAGGACGGCGGTTCGTTCGAAATAACGTTCAACGCCAACGGAGGTTCGCTTGCGGGTGGGGGTACGACTACTACTCTTAAAACGGACGACGCAGGCAAGCTCGCAGAGCTTCTCGGCGATCCCACGCATACCGACAGCACGTATAAATTCAACGGCTGGTGGACGGCGGAAACGGGCGGCGATAAGGTCGACCTTACGTACGTTTTCACTGCGGACAGTACGATTTACGCGCAGTGGACTGTCGAAAGCACTCAGTCCAAGCCGAACGATACGATTTATCATATCACGTTCAATGCGGGCGACGGCGAGTTCAAAGGCGGTAAGAAAACGGACGTTTACAACACCGATACGGAAGGCAAGCTCGCGTATCTTCCCGAAGATCCCACGCTCGACAATGCCGACTTTATCGAGTGGAACACCAAAGAGGACGGTTCCGGCAGCTACATTACGGAAAGCTACGTTTTCTCGTCGGATATTACCGTGTATGCGATTTACGAGATCGGCGGGATTGGACAGAATACGTACTGCATAAGCGGTGAGACTTACGGCAGGCTTAACAAGAAATTCACAGACGAGGACGACGAGACCGATACCAGTGAGTACGGGTACTACGCGACCGGCGTTGATCTCAAAGACGGCGAGGTACTCACGTTCATGCTTAACGACAAGAACGCGGGCTCTGGCACGGACGTCAGCTTCTTTATCGACAGATCGAGCAGCGGCGTAGAGGTTACATCCATTTCCAGCGAGATAACCAACGTCAAGGTGCTTAGCAGTACTAAGTATGATATTTCGATTAAGTGGTACCCCGATGGCGAGTGCTTCGTTCTTAAAATTACGGACGGATCGACAACAGGTATAACAATGCCCGAAATCTTTGTCGAAGGTGCGCCCGTGGTTATGATGCAGGTTGGTGATGGCGAGTTGATCAAGCTTAAAACGGTAGCGCCCACAGACCTTGCCAAGTATACTTATACGACTCAATCGGGCAACATCAAGCTCGAAAAGGGTGACAATGTTAAGTTCACTATCGTAACCGCCGACGAACAGTTAGCGCTTGCGGCCGAGGACGACGAAGAGGAAGAGGAAGAGCATATCATAATCGACCCGATCGAGGCGCTTAATAACGCGCTTTCGATGGCCGGTGGATCGCACGGCATCACACTCAGCGGCAACACCGTCACGGTATCCAACAGCGGAGATTTCTCGGTGTTCCTGCGTTGCTACGAGGGCGAAAAGGGTGCGCTTAGCTGGTCGGTCGAGATGGATGACGGCATACCCGAAAAGCTCGCGGTCGGAACTTACTATATTGTAGGCTCGATCACGGGTTGGACGCCTCGCGAAGCGTATGGGCTCAAACTCGACGAAGCCGCGTCGGGTGATGACGGAGACGTATATTCGTTTGATTTATACTTGACGGCAAAAGATGGGTTCAAGGTTACGTCGGTAGTTGCGGCGGGTGCTTCGTTCAATATCGATTGGTCGGATAGCGTGCAACGCAACTACGCGCACTTGTCGAAATACTGCAAGGACCTTGCCACGACTAACACAGACAGCAATATCTTCGTTAAAGAGGACGGCATGTATACCGTTGCCGTTAGAATAAAAGACGGCGTTATCGATTTGTCGGTCGCAAAGACCGACGATCCGAGCGGAAAATATCATTTCCCGACGGCTGCCGAAAAACCGATGGACGGCGAGTACTATCTTGTCGGCAGCGTTATCGGTTGGGCGATAGATACCGACTACCGGCTCGAAGACGGCACGATCACGTTGGATCTTGCGGCGGGCGAGAAGATTAAAATCGCGGGTTGCAAAGGTGGCAACATTAACTGGGACGACCAAATCAACGGTACGAGCTTAGACGAAGGCTCTGCCGAATTTGCCGAGAGCATTGCCGACGGTCCCAACAATATCCAAATAAAGGAAAAGGGCAAGTATACAATAACGATCACTACCGAAGACGGCGCGATAGTTTTGAGTATTAGAAAAGTTGTCGAAACGGGCGAGCCGGGCGACGGCGGCGACGTCGAATAA
- the guaB gene encoding IMP dehydrogenase, with translation MSKIVKEGLTFDDVLLIPGKSSVTPNLVDLTTKLSADITLNIPLISAAMDTVTESRLAIAMAREGGMGIIHKNMSIDDQAEHVDKVKRSEHGVITDPFFLEPDRKVNDALELMKKYKISGVPICRNGKLVGILTNRDLRFETNFDQPIENVMTKTNLVTAPEGTTLEEAQKILGKHRIEKLPIVDKNGNLKGLITIKDIEKAIQYPNSAKDKNGRLLVGAAISNGKGYMDRAKALVDARVDCLVVDTAHGHNVDVIKAVEIVKNAFPQVTIIAGNVATAAAADALFKVGADVVKVGIGPGSICTTRIVAGIGVPQITAIMDCAEVADKYGRAIIGDGGIKYSGDITKAIAAGANAVMIGSLFAGTNEAPGELEIYQGRSFKTYRGMGSLGAMPLGSKDRYFQEGTKKFVPEGVEGRVPYRGVLADVVYQLIGGLRAGMGYTGMPTIAKLRKDAEFVKITSAALIESHPHDISITKEAPNYSPKG, from the coding sequence ATGAGCAAAATCGTTAAGGAAGGATTGACGTTCGACGACGTACTTCTTATCCCCGGCAAATCCAGCGTTACGCCCAATCTCGTCGATCTGACGACTAAGCTGAGTGCGGATATTACGCTCAATATCCCGCTCATATCGGCGGCTATGGATACGGTCACCGAGTCGCGCTTGGCTATTGCTATGGCGCGCGAGGGCGGCATGGGTATCATACATAAAAACATGAGTATCGACGACCAGGCGGAGCATGTAGACAAGGTCAAGCGTAGCGAGCACGGCGTTATTACCGATCCGTTCTTCCTCGAACCCGACCGCAAGGTGAACGATGCGTTGGAGCTCATGAAAAAGTACAAGATCTCCGGTGTGCCGATCTGCCGCAACGGCAAGCTCGTCGGCATTCTTACTAACCGTGATCTTCGGTTCGAGACCAATTTCGATCAGCCGATAGAGAACGTTATGACGAAAACCAATCTCGTCACCGCGCCCGAGGGCACTACGCTCGAAGAAGCGCAAAAGATACTCGGCAAGCACCGTATCGAGAAACTGCCTATCGTAGACAAGAACGGCAATCTCAAAGGGCTTATCACTATCAAGGATATCGAGAAGGCGATACAGTATCCCAACTCGGCAAAGGACAAAAACGGCAGGCTCTTGGTCGGCGCGGCTATAAGCAACGGCAAGGGATATATGGACAGAGCGAAAGCGTTGGTCGACGCGCGCGTGGACTGCTTGGTCGTAGACACCGCGCACGGACATAACGTGGACGTTATCAAGGCGGTCGAGATCGTTAAGAATGCGTTCCCGCAGGTCACTATCATTGCAGGTAACGTTGCTACCGCCGCGGCTGCCGACGCGCTGTTCAAGGTCGGTGCGGACGTCGTTAAGGTCGGTATCGGACCCGGTTCCATCTGCACCACGCGTATAGTCGCGGGTATCGGCGTACCGCAGATCACTGCGATCATGGACTGCGCCGAGGTTGCCGACAAGTACGGCAGAGCGATAATCGGCGACGGCGGTATCAAGTACAGCGGCGACATTACAAAGGCGATCGCTGCGGGCGCTAACGCCGTTATGATCGGATCGCTTTTTGCGGGCACGAACGAGGCGCCCGGAGAGCTCGAAATATATCAGGGCAGAAGCTTCAAGACCTATCGCGGCATGGGCAGTCTCGGTGCAATGCCGCTCGGCAGCAAGGACAGGTATTTCCAGGAAGGCACGAAAAAGTTTGTACCTGAAGGCGTAGAAGGCCGAGTGCCGTACCGTGGTGTGCTTGCCGACGTTGTGTATCAGCTTATAGGCGGGCTTCGCGCGGGCATGGGTTATACGGGTATGCCGACCATTGCCAAGCTCCGCAAGGACGCTGAATTTGTTAAAATCACTTCCGCCGCACTTATTGAGTCGCACCCGCACGATATTTCGATCACTAAGGAAGCGCCTAACTATTCGCCGAAAGGTTAG